The Daphnia carinata strain CSIRO-1 chromosome 9, CSIRO_AGI_Dcar_HiC_V3, whole genome shotgun sequence nucleotide sequence tcagcggtcaaatcttcaagctgggtgcaatattcttgtcgcgaccgcggagcgactcaaggattttctcgaccgtggagtatttgaTTTCTCGGGGGttaggttttaaattttgaacgaagctgatcgaatgcttgatatgggtttcggccccaattttgaaaaaaaaaatgtcaaccaTTCAACGATGCATTcgaaagtatgttctcgatggctttCGAGTTtgagatttgactgatgtaatactatttctttctctgtagggaatccgtcgtgatTGTATGtgttcggctacattcccagatgaagtacaagcgctggctgcaACGTACATGAAAGACTACACATTCGTCACAAtaggcattgtcggtggcaccagTCCAGATGTtgaacagctttttttttttcagtgcttgaaaacagaaaagagagctaagctgatcgaagttttacaagatcccTACAGTTTTACAAGAACCTGTTGCGAATTGGGCAAGGTaacttaactttaaatgtctagtctaccagcatccatggtgatcgTCTGCAGAGTCAGCGCGAGCAAGCGCTTCGGGACGTCAAAAATGGTATTAGGAATATTCTCGTGGCCACTAAAGTTGCTGTCCGTGGTTTAGGTAATACTTTATGGGTTCTTCGtccgttttttacgtattttaTGTTTGTATTGGTTTTCCTAGATATTGCCGGTGTCAActatgtcgtaaattatgacttaacaactgatattgaagagtatgttcatcgtgttggtcgaacgggccgcgtgggaaatgttggaaaatcaaaaaggttctttgacgaagaaagagatggcCCTAACGCTGGAAAGTTGGTGTCTGTGTTAACTAAGGTAAGAACCTCCTCCAGTTTGACATCTAATTATATTTCTCTGCCCATGTGTTCGTAATTAATAATcctacgtatttttttttttagtccaacGCCGATGTACCGCCATTCATGCAAGCGATGGTCTCAGGCATGAGTGGAACGGGTTACGTCTTTAGCGCCCCTTGGACTCAAGGAGGGTTTTGCTAGTCAAGATATGCACCAAGTAAGTTAAGACCTTGATAGTTTTTATTACTTGCAGGTCTAATTTAATCTATTCGCAGTTCGGCGATAAGCCTGGATTTGCTGCCTTGCCCGCTGAAGTTCAAGAGAGTGGGGATTAATTCAATGTCGTTCACTTGGTTGGCTTATTTTGGAGTAATCCAAAACCAAAATTCGTCTCCAAGAACATCTTTGAACTTGCGAACATGCAGTGTGTGTTTAAAAGTTTGATTACGTGTTTATTTTGCTAACCCATATACCTCATTACAGAACAAATTCGTTTTGTTTAAGGAAATCCAAttttaatgctttttttttatttatcaaaaAACTACATAGCTATCAAAATCTCAAACTATGTACGTAAGGAAAGTTATGGCATACCGGTAGCGTGCTGTCCTACAGTGcgaaaggtctgtggttcgaatcCTAGGATGGTTCATATTGCTTGGCGCAGTCGTTCCAGAAAAAAATCTGGATTGCTGCCCTGAGCGTCCCAAAAAAAATCTGCGATGGTACCGATCCtcgagaagaaagaatttttcctttttttgccatttttcgttatttcgacaaataaaCGTGTGCTATGAAGAAAAAGCGTGCCTGGCGAATCTGAGTATTGAACCCTAGACTTACGGCTTCTGAAGCCGATGCTATACCGTTGAGCTATTTCACATATTTCAATACTACTATTACTAATAGTGAATTTAAGAATACGATTtggacttggaaaaaaaaaagcaagcctctttttattttcctgacCACTCACTGGCTCAGAACATCGAAGCCAAGACCCAGGCCACTTGCCTTTACTGAATACCAATACCTAATATACCcgaaaaccaatttttttttctcagacgGACGTTTTGTTACTACGCCGTCATTTGTACGTCGAATCCACAATTTTTCTGCAGGATATTTTTTAACGCAAccgccttcttttttcaacCTGCCAATTCCTTGCATTTGTACGTCAAAACCACAATTTTTCTGCAGGATGTTTTTTTGACAGAaccgacttcgttttttttttttttttgctttttcgtttttttctacctgctTTGGTTGCGGAGCGGTGGCGCATTTAGCGTCTAAACAAAAGACAACCATTACCACAATTCCAAATACTGTTCGGACCGTTGTGTATTTGTCAGACACAAAGGGCAGCATGGAAGACGAGACGAGAAGCAGACGAGAGACACTAGAGGGCAAAACCAAGTCAATTGAAAGGGGGAGGATTTACGGATGGTAAGGTTGATAAACTAAGCAATTTTGTGTGTACATACATATTTCATATAATTAAATATACCTATAATTTCACTAAAAACAGGTCTTTCTACTCaggaaatttctttctttttttcttttattttttcttcaaaaaaggTTGCTGCAAATTAATTGTAAATGTCtgttttcaattattacaAATATATCGAAATGCCATCAACCAAGGTAGTGCCTTAGGCTCAAAAATTTTGTCACCAGACATATGAAACGATAATCAATCCTACGAAGAAATCGTGTGTTAAGCAGTGTGTTCCTGTCCAGTAAAGAGTCTTTCTTTCTGAGTAAGAGATCTTTGTTTTCCACAAGGCCACAACAAAGTTGTGTTTCACTTTAACATTGTTAAACATGGCACAAAAGCAAAGCCTGTAGAATGAGAATAAGAATGCTCGAACACTTGATTTGTTCCTTAGTAAATCGATAAAAGAATCTTTAGTTTTCCCTTCTTACTCTACTGTAAATTGTAAACAATCTAATGCCTTAAACACTTGTACCTTCCATCACTTAGTCAACACTATTACTGAAGCAGACGAAATCAAACAACACTGCCAAATGATAATCAGCCCTGAatatctgtttaaaaaaacactaaaaagtcaggcttattttttgtcgggcttaaattttgatctgacCTCAAAATAGCCACGACTTAACCACAGACCCACAAGTCACACGTCACATGGGAAAACAGTTGTTTTCCCATGTTGAGTAATCACCTGTATGGTTACATAGAAATATTTAAGTATAAGAAAATATACATAACAAATTGTTGATTTAGCAAAGATTTCTTTATTGTACTTACTATTTAATTATATGCTGAACAGAAGTTGAACTGTAGGCATGTGGTATCATCGTTCAATGTTTTACCATTTAGCTATAAGGACATAGAATCAATGATGTAATCCTTATTATTTGAACTGAGACATGTGGAATTTTACCACATATAAATTTAACAACATGAAGAATAACTTTCCTCTTGTTAACCACACTGTTATACGAACCTTAGGTCTTTTGCTTCTTAGAAGGATGCTATACAACTGAGCCAACTTCTCATCCAAAGTGGTGAGACATCGGTTAATTCTGTAATGCATTTGTTCAAGACATCTAGTGGACAAGTGGCTAACTCAGATTCGTTTTCAAAGCCACCACGTCAGCTATTCTGCCAAAATTTCTATCAGCTGTTTCATTTCGCGTGGCGTTGGACAGATGATGGAAGCATGAAATGAACGTCTTACTTCTTGAAATGTTACCGTCGATTTCGCCGTGTATAGACCTGGTTTATGTGGGTTGAATCTGCGCTTAAAGGTAAAGGTAAGTTCTTAACGGTATTATGGCAGCTATTCGTTCATAAACGATTGTGTAACACattctaaattatttaaagGAGGAGCATTGCTTGGCTTAGCCAGCACGTTTTTGATCTCCATTAGTTAAATACACCCCTTTCGGACCAAAGGTGCTACATAGAGAAGACAATTCGTTGCAATTGTTTTCTCAACCGGGACCCCTTAAATCCAGTTTAGATAAGGTAGTGTTAGATGATGTTATTATTTGTTAACTGTTGTAGTTTTGTTACTATTGTTTTAGGTCCTTGGGATTTACCTGGCATGCTGTGGTGGTTGCAGAAATCTTCCTCGGACAGAAACAAATACCATTAATGTTCTGTGTTAGTGTAATAAAAGATACCCAGTACCACTTCCGTGTTCTTAAATTACTACCCCACTCACAAGAAACAGAAGTTCCAGATGATTTGGAACTTGAACTTGCTCCCTACCAGATAGCGATCTGCCACACTGTGaagatctttgttttttttttgccaagaCGAAAAGtaaatgtcttttttattataaaaagGATGTTCACTTACACTCTTGACGGCTGGAGAATCAGCGAAACTGGTAGGTGGTCTTTCATTACTTTACCAACTTTCATTAGTTAGAAAAAGTTTATgtagtaaaatgaaatacaaaactaGGAAAATTAGaagtgaaattgtttttattgtcccacctccacccttcaattccaccactattttacatcACATATACATACGtacatacaaatacatacatacaaatacatatataaatacatacaaacacttaactaaattaacccgatggctgccacgccatgcaacccgtaggttgcttaAACTACATTCGCTACACGTCGAGTCGGAAGGATCCCCGACCAAGGTGGggcttgtccgaagacaagcccGGGCTGGCACGGTGAAAGAGTCCATTttgggaatgcacaccccaggataTCTCTCACCATGCCGACAAAGAGAAGTCCCtaatggtgcattgcctagcgcctaatggcataaagccattaggcgcaatggcgactgttccccccatggccatgaggagaacagcgcccaagtccctacatctacaaaaaaaatgggaccaaacggcgtggcagccaacgggttaacttaTATACTAGACACGTTATAcagtacaaaataaaataataccatgGAGACGATCCACGATGAGCTCCCTCCATCGCCGTGGGATGTTTGATGAGCCGCGCCCTATTGTAGCCGAGTTTTTGTGAATGgtgaaggcgatggcgaaggcaaaTTGCGATGACGTCGATAGCAAAGGCAAAGACGAGAAAGGCGATAGCGATGGCAGAGACGTAGAAGGTGATGGCAAAGACGTAGAAGGTGATGGCAAAGGCGAAGAAGGCGATGGCAGAGGCGAGACggtgatggcgaagacggcgatggcgaagatggcgatggcgaagacggcgatggcgatggcgaagacggcgatggcgatggcgaagacggcgatggcgatggcgaagacggcgatggcgatggcgaagacggcgatggcgatggcgaagacggcgatggcgatggcgaagacggcgatggcgatggcgaagacggcgatggcgatggcgaagacggcgatggcgatggcgaagacggcgatggcgatggcgaagacggcgatggcgatggcgaagacggcgatagCGAAGACGGCGAAGGCGAAGCCGGTGATGGCGAAGTGCGAaaacggcgatggcgaagtgcgaagacggcgatggcgaaggcgaagacggcgatggcgaaggcgaagacggcgatggtgAAGGcggatggcgatggcgaaggcaaaGATAGCGTAGAGGCGATAGCAGAGGCAACAATAGCGTAGAGGCGAAGGCAAAAATTGCGTAGAGGCGATCAGGAAAATCTTACTTATCGGCCCTGTGTAACAGATGtcaagaaatcaaaaaaagaaaaacatcatatttgataaaaaaaaaagtgttcaAAGTATCATTATCGTCTATTAGGTTAAAAAGAGGGCATAAgtatgaaaacgaaaacaagtttGGGTGATTTCCTGAAATTATTGGGACCATAACACTGAAAATGAATGTGACAGATACACAGGATGCTGCTCTGTAAAACAGTAGTGcattatcaaaaaaaaaaaaaaaaaaaattctgctgAACGGCAATCAAACATTCCTTATCTACAACCTCCATTCACAACAGCTTGTTACAAACAGCTTTGCCATAAAATTTCGCTTGTTAAATGAAGATTCGATGAGTTCAAACAAGGTAAGGTCAAATGCAAACCAAAGTTATGATATTGAATACAAAGCTGAAAAAGATAGATAAGCCATTTAGTCCTTAACataaagatgaaaaaagaCAGATATCTTAAATAGTAATAGCTCAATGAGTGGGCACAAACTCGAGATAGTTTAGCAAATTCATTTGAGTCTAAAAACGATTCTTTGTGGCAGAgtcataacaaaaaaaaatacttcagCATAAAATTTACCAATAATATTTCTGTTGTGCTGTGAAGAAGAACTTTGAGTCATGTAACCCTAGCTATATCAGAAGATTGCATTTTTCAAAGCACTATCTGAGTATTGACTTGCATGCTATCTTCGTTTAACACTTCAAATCATCATAGCTTGTTAACATAACAGGCTTCCACCTTCTTAATggtaaaaataaagcaaaatagTAACGTCTAGATCAGTATTATACTCATTTGTTACTTACGTTTTGTTAAAGATGCAGAAGTAAtgggaaaacttaaaaaatcaacagaGCGAAATTTTTGGCATGTTGACGTAGCTAATGGCAGACATGGCAGACGACGTtagcgttttattttttgggttttACTCGACTCAACAAGGGTTTGTTACAAACGGATATAATAGGCATTCTAGAACATTCAGATACAATCTCACTGAATGAttgatttgattgtttttgtaGACGCCTTACTTCCTCTTATGTAAATTTCCGGAAGTGTGCCGGAAGTAACAAAGAATTTCAGTAATGCAATGCACACTGTTTACAGTCAGCGAGATGAAGTTTCATTAcaaattgtttaattttgtATTGTCCATTTTctacatattttcttttaaggtgCAATTACTAATGCAGGCGGAACGAATACATTCTACTATAACGAACGGGCAATTCAATATGGTACAATACGGTTTTTGGTTTATGATTCCTGGCATCTTGCCGTCCTATGATTGCTCTTCTAAtatcaaacaaataagaacggaaaggaaaacaggaaaataaataactacATAGATAACAAAAAAGCTTCAACTAGGAGAGGTGGACTACCATGAACTTAATATAGCAGCTCCAAATGAAGTCCACTGAACTGGAAGATGAAACAAATTCACGGGAAGTTATTCGACCAACATGTGGGGATTCACGCATTTCGAACTACCGCCCAAACAGAAAAAGCTTTCAGCAGCTATCGAATTTCATAACCTACTTTTCATACGCGAGGAGAGAAAACATTAACCAGTGGTGTGCCATTTGCATTATTTAAGGCGGTAGCAATACCTGCATTCACGCAGCAATTTTCCCTTGAAATTGATAGAGCGAAGACCAATCTTAGAATAACTacttgaaaacaaagaaaaggctTTCATCATAGAACTTCTCATTTGTAAAAGACACAGGattggacttttttttttttgctgaactGGTTTGCTCAACAGAGCACTGTGTTTTGAAACACATAATGAAATATTGTCCTAGGATGAAGTTTGTAGTTTACATTGAAGTTTGCAATTATAGTATTACTTATGAtttaaacacaacaaaccTAGAGGTAGTGATGGATGTAAAAGGAACTGATAGTCTCCCAATTCACCACCAACAATAGGTTGAATGGTCTAGGAGGTATTGGTCAGCAATCAATTTGGCCACCTCTGCTGTATCGTATGAacataaatatttaaaaaacaaaaaacaaaaaaaaaacacaaaacataaTCAATCACagataaacaacaaaaatacaaaaacacaaaataaagaaaacggaTGATGCTATGTCAACATAAACATACATTATATATTTTGATAAACGAGAAGTGACCATGAAGCTTTTTAAGGTCTTTACCTTCACTtcaatgaattttgtttcataGAAATCGCCAAAAATTTCAACTGTTACGTGTTTTAGACAGTTGGCGAGGCGTCAATCTCACGACCATTGGTAACTTTCATTTACCTTTAAGCGGACCTTAATTATCAGCAGATGAACAATCCGACGTGTCCCCCAAATTCCGATCAGGGCATGTGGTCCACATATCAGATAATGGTTTTCAACGTATGATACCTCATAAATTTCGATAAAAATCAGTATAACATCTTAATTTCTAAAAATGAATTCATACCGTGAACATTGGGATAAAGTTGCAGGCCGTAACATAGCTTGGACAAGAAGGCAACGCGGGGGCACGACAGTGTTGAATAGGCATGAATTGTCTTTGACACCTCTACAAGAAGAGGGCAAATCTGTGCAGTTCAAAAACATAATCTGAGACAGATTCTTAAAATCACGAAATTGAGTACctttacacattttttttaaaacttgtagtttcttttcaaaaacacaTTAGCTCTGCAAGTAACTTATTCTGTTTGCAATGCCAGATGATACCTTTCGAGTTTGGTGGCAGTCTTTAAGTTAATCCATCTTCATGACAGTTCTTGCTGCAACATGACTACatccaaaaggaaaacaatttaGTTCCAAGCAAGGCTaagtaaagtaaaataaatgattAAAGATCCTAAATGAAATGCTGCCAATGTGAATAACAACAAAGGATAAAAGaagtgaaataaaataatgataaagCTTTTATAAATCACTAGGTATTTAGTCATGCCAGCCAAACAACTATTGAAGCTCTCCGTAATTTTTAcatcattaaaaattcaagtAATCCTTCTACAAAAGTGGTACATGCGTAGGAAAATTAACAAATTGCCATACTTACTGATAAAGCTCTTCAAAAAGATATCCATACCAATGCCTTCTTAGTACCGGTATACCTTCTGCGTACCAGCATAgctacaattttaaaaaaaggacaaatgaataaataaataatctttTCTTGGAACAACAGAAATGATTCATGAACACTTAACAGCAAAAAATTatcaacaaaacaacaaaagatggATGTAGATGGATGTGGATGAATAATATTGCGAATATAATTGATGTGAATGATTTTACACCCTTAGTCTGATCGTTCTGTTCGGTTCTGTCGTCATTGCAGTTACAGCCACATAGAGGCGCCACTAGTTTTAACAACAAAGAAGCTCACCAATTATCATGGAACCAGTTCTTTACCAAGAAGGGAATCACGAACATTTAAGTAACATATGCCATTAATTTTACTTGGAAGTTCGTGGTCGTTCCCTTCATACTTTATCTGTCATCTAGAAAAAATCTCACCTGCTGATACAGAAACCTTAACGATACGGTATTTGAaggtatttttattgtccGGAAACTAGAATGCGAAACATACCTTGAAAAGTGGGGCTGCTGATAAAAGCCATAATGACccggaaaacatttttctatgCTCGCATAACATAatgttcaatttctttttcttgtaccTCTAATACGTAATCGTGGAAACCCGGTAATATTCTAGAGAGTTCCTACGTATTACCTGTTTGGCCCGTGCATCTCTCTTGTCCAAACTCGTCTGACTGTAACCAATCGATATGAATGAGGCAGGCCTGCAGACTCGGTTTCTTTACATTCAACAGCGCAAGGCATGCATACAAAAAGACGAATAACCCGAGAGCTAAAAAGCTCGAagagaaatctttttttcttagaacGGTGCACTTAATTGTCTGAGGCTATCTACAGCCCTTCCATCCTGTTAGCTACACCTGAAAAAGGGGATCACACGTGAAAGCCCACTCGTGAGTGAAAGCTTTGATCTGCACCTTAAAGAATTAGTGGACGTGCATCCAAAACAGGGACGTGCTTCGTTTTTCTGACTATTTCCCATTTCAGTTTGAACAAATGCAAAATGTGCAACATGGGACCATAAATGTATTGagagtttcaaaaaaaaaaaaatcgaaaaaagggggcaaacaaaaacaagaaaaatatgatGGGAGGGGATGATACACGCACAGACataatataaagaaattttaagGAATTTTACACGTATATccattattgttattattaattattattattatttcatcttttgttggtaattttttttttttgaactcaATGCATGGATTAAATTaaggagtgaaaaaaaaaaagaattttgaaaaaataacccCAACAAAAGGTCtccacaatttttgtttctttttctttgagatGAGTAGTGTGACAAGACGacttttttgttaatttttcttccatttgtcatcgacaaaaaaaaaacgttaaaaaaaacacacaatgaaaaatatattaaattaaattgaTTTGTTCCCCCCATCATCGATCTATATATCTCCCTCCCATATTtgatatacacacacacacacacacacactcggcACGTACACAGATAAAAGGCTCACAGCCCTAAACACGTAAACACACAAGACACATTCATCATCAAAATACGCCGCGATGACATTTTCTCccaattcaaattttttctttctccaaacCATAACAAATTGaactttttttcgtgtgtgtgtgtgtgtgtgtgtgtgcctcgTTTTTGCCCTTCATTTTGTAGTTTGatcaaatgatttcatttctcCGGGAAATTAAGAataatataaacaaaaaaattgttaaaatgtaCAGATTTTTCGCTATTGCTGCGGGTTcgcgatgaaaaaaaaaatgttgatcgAATGGAAACGGTGCGAGAAAGCCATTAAAGATGAAAGTGTGGGTAAGGAATTccttgtttcttatttttttttttggttggttttTAATTGTTTAGTTGGACTTTAGCttcaaaattgaagaaacggTTAGTCTTTTGCTGGATTATAAACAAGGAGGCAATGATGAAGTGTGAACGATGAAAAAATGGGGGATTTTTCACATCAGCTTTTGCTTTCTAGAAAATGTCTACATTAGAAATCGAATACAAAAACGGCTTCGGTAATTGAATAAGTTTATACTACTAAATTCCCCCCGCCATCTTTCACGCAATTCCCACATTTGGATCTCGGAGGCAAtaacgaaaaacgaaaagggtgaacaaaaaaagggagagtAGTCCTAAAATGTCCATCGAATTGAAAACACATTCTGTACACATTTGAACGAGGTTTAAAGGGCGCTCGTTAACTACaggatttcttttcttcttcaactaaaatttctaatttgtttttcttttgacaacTTGTAGCGTCTCCACTTTTTCACTGGCTTTGTCCATTTGTTACGTTCTTCCTCTCATTTTCTTAATCAAGTCGAACTTTACAAacttgaatttaaaaaaaaaagggatgggGAGGAAGAAAGGAAGAATGCAAATCAGGTTAAATTTAAGATTTGGAACATATTCCGCTTTTGCTACCGAcgtcttaaaaaaaacgcCTTTAAACTGGAAGaatctcatttctttttcaataataCCAACATTAAATCGTCTTCATTGCTGTATGTTCCCACAacatatttttcgtttgtgtgtCTAAAAGTCTAAAACAAacgtaaattgtttttttttcaggtttttcACCATCAGACGAAAAACTTaatttcagaaagaaaaaattccaacaaataaaaaacaaaaaaaaaaaaaaaaggatttccaTCGTTCACCAGTTTCGAACATCACGAGTTTGTACCAATCTCATCAATTTTGCTGattcaaaaaaatgttttgttttaattattctCCCAATTAAAATCCCAACCCCCCAGTGAAGGAAAGAGATGGACGTTTTCTGGGGATGGAAGGACGGGATGAAAACACAAATCAAAAATAGTTGACAAGTTAAGGTGGGATTTActtagggaaaaaaagatatctcgggaggagggggggggcgaCCTGTGTTGGTACTGACTTGTACTTTGTAATAGCGTAATCTCTCTGATTACGATATATTCTTAAAAATAaccttaaaaaatatataaacaaaCTCATTTGTAAAATGGTGTGGCTGCCCTGAACAACTTTCAattcgaaaacgaaaaaaaaaaaataaaataaaaaataaaatctttggggaatgagataaaaaaattaattaatttaataggtgaagaaaaaaaatactgttcaGGATTTCTTTACAGCGAGATCGCTACAACTCGTGCTCTTTAAGGTTTGCGCATTCGttacccccctccccctcacgcgcgcacacacacacacacgttcgcaaaaattttctttcttcacaaACTCAATCGGCGGATctgctttttaaatttttgatgGCGCGGCTGCCCCAAATCCCCCACCCCCTCtccgtaagaaaaaaaatctgtacCCAACGCAAAGTCCAATATCGCAATCATTTCCGTCTCCTCCAAGTGACACACTATCCATTTCCTGTTTTCCAGTCagccacaaaaagaaaaaaatctcaagaaaaaaaaaaaaaataagggaggGATAATCATttgaaaccaaaacaaaactttgAAATAATCGACACGGCAGTGTCtgtgttgttccttttttttttttttttttaagtgttgtTGTTACTGAACAACACTccctattttttcttaaaatctcTCAATCATCCCTTCCCTCCCGATTTTCATCACTCTCCTACATACTTGAACAGAAAATGGCAGTAATTTCAGGGCTGGAGGTGGTGGACGTTGGTAGCTGTATGTGGCGTTTACaagcgaaagagagagagagagagagagagaggagaaggcgatgatttgaaaatttagttgttttttgctgtttttttctagttacgtttttttccccctttctttGTTGGTGTAGTCCTTTTTTAAACACTGTCCGTGATGGAGAGATGAGGAAAATGTCCGATACTGGCAACGTTGCCGAGGCCAATGCCCGAATCGCTTGAGGCTGATTGAACGCTCAATTGATCGTCCAAATCGCTACCGTGACTTCCGTAACCAATCACGTCGACTTCATCTGAATAAATAAGATTGAAATTAGTTCATTGCCGCCTTCCACGCAtcaacgaaaataaaaattcgatatagaagagaacaaaaaacaaaaataaaaatgaaatttggtttGTGTAATCACCGTAGAAGGCAGCAATACCGGTTTCGGAGGAGACGGACGAGGTCAGTGACGATGCCGACGAAATGGTCGTCGAGACGGAGCATTCGGATAGGGAATTTCCCCGTCGTTTATTCATCTGGTTGGAGGCGCCTGGGCTGGATGATGACAACTGTTCAAAATGCTGAGACAGCTGCTCCAGCTTCCGCCGCAAAAAGCGCTGCTCGCGGTTCAGCTGTTCCTTGTGCTGCAGGTGACGCCTATCTCGCTCTTCCAGCGTCTGaaatacaaacaacaaaaatcaatgaaaaatgtttttctgtcAATTTGGCAACAGCGCTATTcatttttagtattttttttttaaaggatagTTCTATGTACGGGAGACGAAAGATAGATGGAGTCGCTTGCGGTTCTTGTTTACTCGAGTGAAAACTTTGGAATTTTTCGTCGGCATAGAGCAGTggcacacacaacacacacaaagtgTCTTGATTATTGATTTTCATGCCCTGCCATGGCAGatttccccccctccccacaAGAGGCCGGAGGGGCGAAAGTAGCTTTCCCCTCGGGCCGGCAGACGTAAGAGTGTGAGAAATGAGGGCGTGTGTGGTAGCGCTACCGATCGATCATTAAGTGTTTAACATCACTTTAGTTAGTGATGGGTTTCAAACGAATTTGCTTTATCTTCCCAATAGATGGCCTTACAATgtccacattttcttttttaaacccataacattaaaaaaaaaagtacagttaaattattaataataatactaaAAGAAATACCTTAATGAAATGTTTCGCGCGTGTCAGTAACCCCAGCGTA carries:
- the LOC130688823 gene encoding max dimerization protein 1-like isoform X2, producing the protein MSIDALLQAAEYLERREREAEHGYASSLPMPIEDHGSSPTPSSSSSSTRPIKIKKNQGSRSTHNELEKNRRAQLRTCLEKLKDLVPLGPESARHTTLGLLTRAKHFIKTLEERDRRHLQHKEQLNREQRFLRRKLEQLSQHFEQLSSSSPGASNQMNKRRGNSLSECSVSTTISSASSLTSSVSSETDEVDVIGYGSHGSDLDDQLSVQSASSDSGIGLGNVASIGHFPHLSITDSV
- the LOC130688823 gene encoding max dimerization protein 1-like isoform X1 produces the protein MSIDALLQAAEYLERREREAEHGYASSLPMPIEDHGSSPTPSSSSSSTRPIKIKKNQGSRSTHNELEKNRRAQLRTCLEKLKDLVPLGPESARHTTLGLLTRAKHFIKTLEERDRRHLQHKEQLNREQRFLRRKLEQLSQHFEQLSSSSPGASNQMNKRRGNSLSECSVSTTISSASSLTSSVSSETGIAAFYDEVDVIGYGSHGSDLDDQLSVQSASSDSGIGLGNVASIGHFPHLSITDSV
- the LOC130688823 gene encoding max dimerization protein 1-like isoform X3 gives rise to the protein MPIEDHGSSPTPSSSSSSTRPIKIKKNQGSRSTHNELEKNRRAQLRTCLEKLKDLVPLGPESARHTTLGLLTRAKHFIKTLEERDRRHLQHKEQLNREQRFLRRKLEQLSQHFEQLSSSSPGASNQMNKRRGNSLSECSVSTTISSASSLTSSVSSETGIAAFYDEVDVIGYGSHGSDLDDQLSVQSASSDSGIGLGNVASIGHFPHLSITDSV